The window GCCTTCAGCCAAAATCATACGGGCATTAGTTTCAAAGACAGCGGTTTCCAGAGAACGATTTAGCAATAGCCGCTGACTGGCTTCCCACTTAATACAGTCAGTACTAACAACTTGTCGCTGATCCAGGTACAAGCCCTGAGAGCAGGCTACACCAGTGTGCTTGCCGCTGACATGCACGACGCTGGCAATTAAGCGCGCGATTAAACTGGTGCCGCGAGTGCCTGCCACACCGATAACGGGGATGCGGCCGCTTTCTTCTGCAGCAAATAAATTAGCGATAATCGCGGTCCCGACCGGACGTGCTTTGCCTTCAGCAGGTTTCAGATGTGCCAGCAATCCCGGGCTGGCATTGACCTCAATAATTGCACCGCGTTGTTCTTCCAGAGGGCGGGAAATATCTTCTGCAACCAGATCAACACCGGCAATATCCAGACCGACAATCCGGGCGGCGAGTGCGGCGGCTTCTGCGATAGAGGGATGGACTTCATCAGTCACATCAAAAGCAACATTACCGTTCGGCTGGATTAAAACTTTTTGGCCATCGAGTGGAATGGAATACGCCGTTAAACCCTGGCGTTCCAATTCCAAAATAATTTCAGCGCCTTTTTCTGGTGCTAAGGCATTGAGAGGAGAGTCTTCGCCCGTGCCACGACGGGGATCGGTATTGATCTGATCATCAACCAATTGAATAATATTCGAAGTGCCATTACCAACTACCCATAAGGCCTCACCTTTGGCGGCAGCCACCAGACGCTTACCAACGATTAACAAACGATGCTCATTACCGGTAACAAAGCGCTCTACGATCACGCTCTCGCTGTCGCCTTTGCGTGCGGCTAAATGATATGCCGCATGTACATCAGCTTCTGTCATTAGATTGAGTGAAACACCGCGGCCATGATTGCCATCGTAAGGCTTGACGACGACTGGTACACCGATATCCTCAGCGGCTTCCCATGCCTCTTCGGCACTTTTTACCAGGCTACCTTCAGGTACTGGTACACCACAAGATTGCAATAATGTTTTGGTCAAATCTTTATCGCTGGCGATGCTCTCAGCAATTGCGCTGGTGCGGTCTGTTTCGGCAGTCCAGATGCGACGTTGCGCTGCGCCATAACCTAATTGCACCAAATTGCCATCAGTCAGACGTATCGATGGAATCCTGCGATCTGTTGCGGCATCTACGATATGTGCGGTGGAGGGACCTAAACACAGATCGTCCACCATTTCACGCAAGGGCACTAATTTTGCCTCAAGATCAAATTGCGTGTCTTCAATGGCAGCCATCAACAAATCACGACCTAATGCTAAAGCCGCACGGCCAACTTGTTCCTGGCGGGTGCGGAATGCCATTTTGTAAACACCTACTTGATTAGTCGACCGGGTTTGACCGAAACCAGTTCGCATGCCAGCCAGATTTTGCAATTCAAGTACAACGTGTTCCAGAATATGACCAGACCATGTGCCTTCGCGCAGACGCTCCAAAAAGCCACCGGTCTCACCGACGCTGCAACGATGCACAGTAAGGCCAGGCAACCAGGTTGTCAGACGCTCGTATAAGCCGGGTAAAGTATTGGAGTGGAAATCTTCTAGCGCACCAATATCTAACCACGCTTCAATTACAGGGCGATAGGTCCAGATATTAGGTCCGCGTAAATGAGTTACACGGAGAATTTCAATGTCTTTCTTCTTCGTCATCATGTATTTAATTTCTTGATAGCAGAGCTAAGTCTGCTTTTAAATCTTTCGGACGCTTTTTTTACGACGTCTTACGGTGGATAAATAGTGTTAGCGTGTATTTTTTAGTCTATTAGGACTTACGCAAAACATTCCCAACTACGTTGCAGCTTCCGTTCACACCAGGCAAGGTGTTAGGGACTAAAGTTAAAGTGCTGTCTTCGTCGCTATAACTTGCTGGCACAATCTGCCAGTAAAATTTGCCGGGATAGTTTTGCGTAAGTCCTAGGTCACTAAATTAGATGACTAAATGAAATTACAAATTAAGAACTTAACTCAAACCTTCTTGGTCTGTTTTTTTTCTTCCGATAGAATACCGTAAATTAATGCTGTAGTGATATGTTGACTTAGTCACTATTGCTACCATTTCAGGCTTCTCACCTCATTTATTCAAAGTTTTATTGAACCGTATCGAAATTTGCAGATTATCTGCATCCCGGTGGTTCAATGATCACTC of the Undibacterium sp. 5I1 genome contains:
- the cphA gene encoding cyanophycin synthetase is translated as MTKKKDIEILRVTHLRGPNIWTYRPVIEAWLDIGALEDFHSNTLPGLYERLTTWLPGLTVHRCSVGETGGFLERLREGTWSGHILEHVVLELQNLAGMRTGFGQTRSTNQVGVYKMAFRTRQEQVGRAALALGRDLLMAAIEDTQFDLEAKLVPLREMVDDLCLGPSTAHIVDAATDRRIPSIRLTDGNLVQLGYGAAQRRIWTAETDRTSAIAESIASDKDLTKTLLQSCGVPVPEGSLVKSAEEAWEAAEDIGVPVVVKPYDGNHGRGVSLNLMTEADVHAAYHLAARKGDSESVIVERFVTGNEHRLLIVGKRLVAAAKGEALWVVGNGTSNIIQLVDDQINTDPRRGTGEDSPLNALAPEKGAEIILELERQGLTAYSIPLDGQKVLIQPNGNVAFDVTDEVHPSIAEAAALAARIVGLDIAGVDLVAEDISRPLEEQRGAIIEVNASPGLLAHLKPAEGKARPVGTAIIANLFAAEESGRIPVIGVAGTRGTSLIARLIASVVHVSGKHTGVACSQGLYLDQRQVVSTDCIKWEASQRLLLNRSLETAVFETNARMILAEGLAYDKCQVAVVTDMDGHAELGEFYIDEADQMFKVMRTQVDVVLPDGVAVLNAADSQVVELAELCDGKVIFYGLNDALEAIVQHRAKNERAVFLRDNHIILAEGIEETSLLSLSTLKPIKAAQPEVVMAAVAAAWALEISPDLIVAGLRTFDSSPKKARY